The genome window GTGGAAAAAAATCGCAAGCGGATTAGGAATTGATTTCACATTAGAACATAATGAATTATTAAAAGGAGTGAGCCGCGTTCGTTCCTTAGATATCATTTTAGAATTGGGAAACATTCAGGCTTCTCAGGAAGAAAAAGACAAATGGCTGATCCAAAAGAACGAAGATTATCTTTCGTATCTGGTCGATATGAATGAGACTGAAATTCTGCCGGGAGTGATGAAGGTCTTAAAGTTTTTAAAAGCGAACAATCAGCCAATTGCTTTGGGATCTGCTAGTAAAAATGCAAGACCAATTCTTGAAAAAACTGGAGTTCTGCCATTTTTTGACGTTATAGTTGATGGAAATGATGTGGTGAATGCAAAACCAGATCCCGAAGTTTTCCTTCACGCTGCACGATTATTGAATGTAACCAATGAAGACTCTATAGTTTTTGAAGATTCTGTAGCAGGAATTCAAGCTGCAAACATTGCCAAAATGATTAGTATTGGCATTGGTCACGAAGAAACACTGTATGAAGCACAATACAATTTTAAAGATTTTACCGAAATGAATTCCACTTTTTTGGAATTATTAATTAATAAATAATTAGTCAATCAGAAAATGTGAAAATTGGATAATTCACAAAGAGTTTAATTTTCACATTAACACATTAAAAAAAAAATGAATCAAGATTAT of Flavobacterium marginilacus contains these proteins:
- the pgmB gene encoding beta-phosphoglucomutase translates to MEKRKGFIFDLDGVIVDTAKYHFLAWKKIASGLGIDFTLEHNELLKGVSRVRSLDIILELGNIQASQEEKDKWLIQKNEDYLSYLVDMNETEILPGVMKVLKFLKANNQPIALGSASKNARPILEKTGVLPFFDVIVDGNDVVNAKPDPEVFLHAARLLNVTNEDSIVFEDSVAGIQAANIAKMISIGIGHEETLYEAQYNFKDFTEMNSTFLELLINK